GCCCCTGAGGAGCAGGATCCGTTCGTGGATCGGCCCGTACCCGTCCTTCGCGCGGTACCTCGCCGCCATGTCGGCGAAGTCCCTGCCGGCCGCCGACCGGTCCCAGCCGGCGACGTCCTCCTGCGCGGCCCAGGCGTCGCGTTCGCCCGGCGCCCAGTGGATCGCGCGGGTGCCGGGCGCGGGCAGGCCCTTGAGGACGACGGGCGTGACGTTCTCGCGGGGACGGGTCCACGGCGGTGCGGTCAGCAGCGGCGGCAGCCCGGTGGCCGGCGGGAAACGTTCGAGGAGCGCCTCGACCGTGCTCCGCCGCCGGGCGGGGAGCTCGCGCGCGACCTTCGCGGCGACGTCCGGGACGGCGCGGACGTGCGCGGCCAGCAGGTCGGCGGCCAGGGGCGCCGCGGAGGCCGACAGCAGCCGGACCGCGCGGGCGGGGAACTCGCGGGCGGCGTCCGGGAGGACGCGGGCGACGTCGGGACGGCCGACGCGGTCGAGGAGGGCGAGGAACGCCTCGTCCACCGGCAGTGAGGTGAGGATCCGCAGGAGCATCGCGTCGTCGGCGCACTCGCTGTGCAGGGCCTGCGCCAGCAGCGGCACGACGCCGGCGGGGCCGATCGCCTCGAGGAGGGTCGCGATGACGTCGGGCCGCGCCTCCGCTCGGCCGAACCGCAGGCCGGACGCGGCGGGCTGGTGCGGGCGGCCGAACGCGCAGAAGACCAGCCACTGCTGGCCGAAGCCGCGCTCGGCGAGCCTGCCGGGGTTCGCGCACAGGTCATCGATCCAGTCCTCGCGGGTCGGGACCAGGTAGGAGGCGAGGGCCCGCTGCCAGTCGTGCCCGCGGACGCCCTCCAGCCGCTTCTCGGTCTCGGCGTGGACGTCGTCGGGGGCGGCGGCGAGGCGGGTGCGCAGCGACCGGGCGACGTCCGTGCCGAAGCCGTTGCCGGTGTACAACTCGCCGGGGTTCCGGTGGCGGGGAGCGTACACGCCGTGGTGCGCCGGGCCCGCGCCCACGAGCCCGGCCCCTTCGGTGAAGGCGTGCGCGGCGAACGCGGTCCCGTGTTCGGCGACCAGCGCGTCGACGAACGGGAAGTCGGGCCGGGGCGCGGCCCACTCCCTCGACCGGCCGATCGAGCCGACGATGTCCCCGAGGGCCGCCGCCCCGAGCGGGTCCGGCTCGCCGCGCAGGTGGGCGCGGGCGGCCGCCGCGACGTCGGGCGCCGAACGGTCCAGAACGGTCTCGATGTCGGCACGGACGGAGTGCACGAAGGCGTGCATCCGCTCGGGCGCGGACGGGTCCGGCGCGGGAGGCTCCGGAACGCCCGGACGGTCGCGGCGCGGATGCCGTGCGCGCAGCCAGTCGTCCGGCATGACCAGCGTGTTCTCGTCCGGTCCCAGAAATTCGATCATGGGGACGTACCGTACGGGAGATCACCGACAAAGCCGCCGGAAACCGCTCGATCGAGCCGCTCAATCGAGGTCGTACATGTCCCGCTCGACGCGTTCGGCGGCCTTGCGCGCGGCGATCAGCACCGGGTCCCAGACGGGCGCGAACGGCGGCGCGTAGGCGAGGTCGAGGCCCGTCATCTCCTCGACCGTCATCCCGTTCCACAGCATCACCGCCAGGCCGTCGACCCGCTTCGCGGCGCCCTCCTCGCCGACGATCTGCGCGCCGAGCAGCCGCCCCGAGCGGCGCTCCACGACCAGCTTGGTCGTCATGCGGGTGGCGCCCGGGTGGTAGCCGGCGCGGGTCGTCGACTCGACCGCCGCACTGAGCGTCGCGAACCCGGCGGCGGCCGCCTCCCGCTCGTTCAGCCCGGTCCGCGCCACCTCCGCGCTGCAGATCTTGGAGATGGCGGTGCCGACGACGCCCGGGAACGTCGCGTAGCCGCCGCCGAGGTTGATCCCGGCGACGCGGCCCTGCTTGTTGGCGTGGGTGCCGAGCGGGATCGCGACGGGCGCGCCCGACACCAGGTGGCGGGTCTGCGCGCAGTCGCCCGCCGCCCAGACGCGCTCGGTGCGGGTCCGCATGCGGCGGTCGGTGACGATGCCGCCGGTCGGGCCCACCTCGATCCCCGCGTCGCGCGCCAGGCCGCTGCCCGGCCGGACGCCCAGCCCCAGGACGACGATGTCGGCCGGGAGCGTCCGGGCCCCGGTGCGGACGGCCGTGACGCGCCCGGACGCGTCGGTGTCGAACCCCTCGACCGGTTCGCCCAGGTGCAACGCGATGCCGATGCCGCGGATCGCGTCCGCGACCAGCGCGCCCATGTCGGGGTCGAGGGTCGTCATCGGCTGCTCGGCGGCGTCGACCAGCGTGACGTCCAGGCCGCGCATCACCATCGCCTCGGCCATCTCCAGGCCGATGTAGCCGCCGCCCACGACGACCGCGCGGCGCGGGGCGTCCGCGTCCAGCGCGCGGTGGATCGCGATGCCGTCGTCGAGCGTCTGCACGCCGTGCACCCCGCGCGCGTCCGCGCCCGGCAGCGGCGGGCGCACCGGCACCGCGCCCGTCGCGATCATGAGGTGGTCGTAGGGTTCCCACGACTCCGCGCCGGACGCGAGATCGCGGACCCGCACCCGTCCGCCCGAGGGGTCGATCTCGACGGCCTCGGTGCGCAGCCGCAGGTCGATGTCGCGGTCGCGGAACTCCTCGGGCGTCCGGGCGATCAGCCGGTCCGCGTCGTCCACGACCCCGCCCACGTAGTACGGGATGCCGCACGCCGAGTAGGACGCGTGGCGGCCGCGTTCCAGGGCGACGATCTCCAGGTCGGCCGCGTCGCGGCGGCGGCGCGCCTGGGACGCGGCGCTCAACCCGGCGGCGTCCCCGCCGATCACCAGCAGGCGTTCCCGTCCGGCCATGGTCCGTCCCTCCCGTACCCGATGATCGTTTTCCGAGGGTATCGGGCGGTTCAGATGCCGTAGACGCGTTCGGCGTTGCCGCGGGTGATCATCTCCGCGACGCGGCGCGCGTCCCCGGACGTCCACGCGCCGTCGTCCACTCCCCCGGCGAGCTGACCCGCGAGGGCCCGCCGGAACAGCAGCGCGCCCAGGTAGTACAGCTCGGCGAGCCCGTAGGCGTCGGAGGAGTACAGCACCTTCCCGAACGGCGCCAGCTCCAGCAGCTCGCACAGCAGGACGTGCGCGCGATGGCCGAGGTTGTTCATCGCCAGCCCCGCGTCCACGTACACGTTCGGCAGGACCTGCGCCAGATAGCCCGCGTTACGGTGGAACGGGTAGTTGTGCAGGAGCATCGCCGGGACGCCCGCGTCGTTCATCGCCCGCAGCAGCTCGATCAGCAGCAGCGGGTCGCCGCGCCGCAGATCGGCGTCCAGGTCCCCGTATCCGACGTGGAACTGGACGGGCAGCCCCGCGTCGACCGCGCACCACACCAGGAACCGGTGCAGCGGTTCCTCGCGGACGCGCGGTTCCAGATGCCGCATGAGCCGTCCGGCGGCCGCCGCGACCTCGGCGTCCGACGGCCGGTGCCCCGGCATCTCCAGCCCCGCCCGGTACGCCGCGATCGACTTCGCGGCCACCACGGACGGGGCGCGCGCCTCAATCCGCGACCGGACCTCGGCGGCGAATCCGGACGCGTCCACCCCCTCGGCCGCGACCTGCTCGGCGACCGTCTCCAGCCGCAGCACCTCGTGGGCGTCCGCTCCGGCGAGTTCCCCGAGCGCCGCCGGGCCGAGGATCCGCTCCGGCGCGTGACCGGTGTCGACGCACAGGGCGCGCAGCCCGGACGCCGCCAGGAACCGGCGGTTCACCTCGGCGGCGCCCAGGTCGGCGCGGCGCTCCACGTAGTCGTCCGGCCCGGCGTGCGCGTCGAGGTCCAGGACGGGCGGGCACCAGCGGCGCAGCGCGAACCCGATCTGCGAGTCGAACATCGACACGCCGGGCGGGCCGCCCGCCTCCGCCTCGGTCAGCGCCGCCTCGAACGCGGCCCGGTCCACGTCCGCCTCGAACGTCCCGTGGCAGTGGTGATCGACGAGCGGCAGCGACTCCAGGTACTCCAGCACGGCCCGCTTCCTCCCCACGACATGTACCGTCAGCAGGCCATTCCCCGGAAACGGCCGGAAGATGTTCCTACGATGCCGTGATGACGGGGAACGCTTCACGGCCCCCGGCGCACCATCGCGGGAACACCGAATCCGGGGGAGAGCGAACGTGGAACACATTCCGGCGGCACTCGGCGGCAACGACCGCGCCCAGATGGGCGCGCGAGCCGCCGAGACCGCCCGCCGGCTCGCCGGCCAGAACGTCGTCGCCGTCGCCATGACCTGGGTGGACGTCAGCGGGATCACCCGCACCAAGACCGTCCCGATCAACCGGCTCGAACACGCCGCCACCTGGGGCGTCGGGATGTCCCCGGTGTTCGACGTGTTCCTGCTGGACGACTCGATCGTCTCCGGGCGGCACATCGGCGGCCCCAGCGGCGACCTGCGGCTGCACCCCGTCCTCGACCGCCTCGTGCCGATGGCCGCGCTCCCCGGGTGGGCGCACGCCCCGGCCGTCCGGTTCGCGCAGGACGGCGCCGTCCACCCGCTGGACGCCCGCGCCCTGCTGTACCGGGAGGTCGTGCGGCTCGGCGAGGCCGGCTGGGAGGCGCGCGCCGCGTTCGAGATCGAATGGGCCGTGTCGGCCGGGGACGGCGACACGTTCGTCCCGGCGGCGCGCGGGCCCGCCTACAGCCTGGCGCGCGTCACCGAACTGCCGGACTACCTGCGGGAACTGCTGCACGACCTCGCGCGGACCGGCGTGACCGTCCTGCAACTGCACCCCGAGTACACCCCCGGCCAGTTCGAGATCTCCGTCGCCGCCGAGGACCCGATCGGCGCCGCCGACACCGCCGTCCTGGTGCGCGAGACCGTCCGGGCGGTGACGCGGCGGCACGGGATGCGGGCGTCGTTCTCCCCGAAGG
The nucleotide sequence above comes from Actinomadura algeriensis. Encoded proteins:
- a CDS encoding amidohydrolase family protein — protein: MGRKRAVLEYLESLPLVDHHCHGTFEADVDRAAFEAALTEAEAGGPPGVSMFDSQIGFALRRWCPPVLDLDAHAGPDDYVERRADLGAAEVNRRFLAASGLRALCVDTGHAPERILGPAALGELAGADAHEVLRLETVAEQVAAEGVDASGFAAEVRSRIEARAPSVVAAKSIAAYRAGLEMPGHRPSDAEVAAAAGRLMRHLEPRVREEPLHRFLVWCAVDAGLPVQFHVGYGDLDADLRRGDPLLLIELLRAMNDAGVPAMLLHNYPFHRNAGYLAQVLPNVYVDAGLAMNNLGHRAHVLLCELLELAPFGKVLYSSDAYGLAELYYLGALLFRRALAGQLAGGVDDGAWTSGDARRVAEMITRGNAERVYGI
- a CDS encoding FAD-dependent oxidoreductase, coding for MAGRERLLVIGGDAAGLSAASQARRRRDAADLEIVALERGRHASYSACGIPYYVGGVVDDADRLIARTPEEFRDRDIDLRLRTEAVEIDPSGGRVRVRDLASGAESWEPYDHLMIATGAVPVRPPLPGADARGVHGVQTLDDGIAIHRALDADAPRRAVVVGGGYIGLEMAEAMVMRGLDVTLVDAAEQPMTTLDPDMGALVADAIRGIGIALHLGEPVEGFDTDASGRVTAVRTGARTLPADIVVLGLGVRPGSGLARDAGIEVGPTGGIVTDRRMRTRTERVWAAGDCAQTRHLVSGAPVAIPLGTHANKQGRVAGINLGGGYATFPGVVGTAISKICSAEVARTGLNEREAAAAGFATLSAAVESTTRAGYHPGATRMTTKLVVERRSGRLLGAQIVGEEGAAKRVDGLAVMLWNGMTVEEMTGLDLAYAPPFAPVWDPVLIAARKAAERVERDMYDLD
- a CDS encoding glutamine synthetase family protein → MEHIPAALGGNDRAQMGARAAETARRLAGQNVVAVAMTWVDVSGITRTKTVPINRLEHAATWGVGMSPVFDVFLLDDSIVSGRHIGGPSGDLRLHPVLDRLVPMAALPGWAHAPAVRFAQDGAVHPLDARALLYREVVRLGEAGWEARAAFEIEWAVSAGDGDTFVPAARGPAYSLARVTELPDYLRELLHDLARTGVTVLQLHPEYTPGQFEISVAAEDPIGAADTAVLVRETVRAVTRRHGMRASFSPKVEADSVGNGGHVHLSLWRRDVVHGPANAMAGGAGPCGMSAYGEAFAAGILRRLPALLAVGAPAVASYLRLVRSHWAGAFACWGPENREAALRFVTGAQGEQDQAANLEIKCFDPAANPYLALAALLAAGRDGLAAGLTLPEPVGVDPADLTADERAARGIAPLPSSLGEAVAAFERDAVLRDALGEAVIDTVAAVRRGEADLLADATPEEVTAATRWRH